The window CAGTATCGCCTCTACGAGCTGATCTGGAAGCGCTTCATCGCCAGCCAGATGGCCCCCGCCATCCTGGACACGATGACCGTAGAGATCGTGGCCGTGCCCCGCGCCCTGATCGCCGACGGGGAGATCCCCCTGGAGGCCCTGGAGAATCCCCGCTACCTCTTCCGCGCCACCGGCTCCGCCATCCGCTTCCCCGGCTTCCTGGTGGTCTACGAGGAGGCCCGGGAGGAGGACGTCAAGCCGGAGGAGGAGGAAGAGGGGGGCGGGCTGTTGCCGCCCCTGGAGCCCAACGAGCGGCTGCGGCTGTGGCGGGTGCTCCCGGAGCAGCATTTCACCCAGCCGCCGCCCCGCTACACCGAAGCCTCCCTGATCAAGACCCTGGAGGAGCTGGGCATCGGCCGGCCCAGCACCTACGCCCCCATCCTCTCCACCCTCTTCCAGCGAGGCTACGTCGAGCGGGTGGACAAGCGCCTGGTCCCCACCCCCCTGGGGATCACCGTCACCGACCTGCTGGTCCAGCACTTCCCCGACATCATGGACGTGAACTTCACGGCCCGGATGGAGGAGGACCTGGACCGCATCGCCGCCGGGGAGGAGGATTGGGTGGAGGTGCTGCGGCGCTTCTACGGGCCCTTCGAGCAGCGGCTCCAGGAGGCCCTGGCCAGGATCCAGAAGGTCTCCCTGGACCATGAGGTGCTGGACGAGCAATGCCCGGAGTGCGGCGCCCCGCTGCAAATCCGCTACGGGCGGTTCGGGAAGTTCGTCGGATGCACCCGCTTCCCGGAGTGCCGCTACACCCGGCCTTTCTTCAACAAGCTGGGGGTGCCGTGCCCGCAGTGCGGCGGGGAGCTGCTGGAGAAGAAGAGCAAGCGGGGGCGCACCTTCTACGGCTGCAGCAACTGGCCGACCTGCAACTTCACCACCTGGAAGCGCCCCCTGACCGTCCGCTGCCCGCATTGCGGCGGCCTCCTGGTGCAGGAGGATCGGGAGAACGCCCGCTGCCTCAAATGCGAGGCCGTCGTGCCGCTGGCCGAGCTGGAGCCGGAGGAGGCCGGGGAGGAGGCGTAAGGAACGCCTCCGGCGCCGGCGGGAAAGGAGGACGATGCGGATCCGTGCGGTGACGGTGTTCGGCGCGCCTGTAGAGGAAGAGATCCGCCGGGCCGGGGCCCTGGCCCGGGCGGCGCGGGAAGCCCTCGCGGCGGCCGGCTACGAGGTCCAGACCCTCCGGCTGGCCTTGCCCCCGCCTGAGCCTTCGGAGGCGCCGGAGGCCTTCCTCGCCCGCGCCCGCGCGCAGGAGGCCCTGGCGCAGGAGGCCGGCTTCGATTACCTCAGCGTGGGCCCTGTGGGGCCGCTGGCCCCGCATATCCCCCGCCTCCTCGCGGAGACCCGAAGCGTCTTCGCTGCCCTCGCCCTGAGCCGGGAGGCGGACGCCCGAGCGGCCGCGCGGGTCATCCGGGAGAACGCAGCCGTGGCCCCGGACGGCTTCGCCAACCTCCGGTTCGCCGCCCTGGCCGGCGTGCCCCCGCTGTGCCCCTTCTTCCCGGCCGCCTACCACGACGGCGGCCCCATGGCCCTCGCCCTGGCCACCGAGGCCGCCGATCTCGCCGTCGAGGCCGCCCGGGCCGCCCAGGACCCTCCGGCGGCCTGCGCCATGATCCAGGCCCAGGTGGAGGCCATCGGACGGCAGCTCGGCGCCCTGCTCCGGCCGATCGCCGCCGCCTTCGGCGCCCGCTTCGCCGGCGTCGACTTCTCCCTGGCGCCCTTCCCCGAGCCTGAGCGCAGCATCGGGACGGCCATCGAAGCCCTCAGTGGGGTTCCCTTCGGGGCGTCCGGCACCCTGGCCGTCATCGCCGGGCTGGCGGCCGCCCTCCACGCCGCGGACTTCCCCCGAACCGGCTTCTGCGGGGTGATGCTCCCGGTGCTGGAGGACGCTATCCTCGCCCGGCGGGCCGCCGAGGGCGCCTTCGGCCTTCCCCATCTGTTGCTCTACTCCGCGGTCTGCGGGACCGGGCTGGACACCGTCCCGCTCCCCGGCTCGACGCCGGAGGGCGCCCTGATCCGGATCCTGGAGGACCTGCGGGCGCTGAGCGAGCGGCTCCGCAAGCCCCTCACCGCCCGCCTGATGCCCATCCCCGGCCGGGAGCCCGGGGATCCCGTCCGCTTCGATTTCGCCTACCTGGCCCCCTCCGCCGTCCTGACGGTCCCGGATCTGGACATGCGTTGAAGGGGATCCTTTCCCGGAGGCTTCCATGTCCCGTCCCATTCGTGTCCCGCCGGAGTTCTGCGTCCCCGAGCGGCCCCGCCCGCAGGAGACCGCGGGGCTCATCCGGTCGGTCGACCCGGACAGCTGGGGCGCGCGAGTGGGGATCCGGCCGGGGGATCTGCTGCTGCGGGTCAACGGGCATCCGGTGGAGGACATCATCGACGTTCAGTTCTACGCCGCGGAGGATCACGTCGTGATGGAGGTGTGGCGGGACGGGCAGCTGTTGCGGCTGGGCGGGCCGCGGGAGGAGGGGGAGCCCCTGGGGCTGACCTTCGCCCATCCGACCTTCGACATCGACATCCGCCGCTGCAACAACCTGTGCCCCTTCTGTTTCGTCCTCCAGACCCCGAAGGGCATGCGCCGCACGCTTTACATCAAGGACGACGATTACCGTTACTCCTTCCTGTATGGGCACTTCGTTACCCTGACCAACCTGGCCGAGCGCGACTGGCGGCGCATCGTCGAGCAGCGCCTTTCCCCGCTTTACATCTCCGTCCACGCCACCGACCCGGAGGTCCGTCGACGGGCGCTGCGCAACCCTCAGGCTCCGGACATCATGGCCCAGCTGCGCTGGCTGGCGGAGCACGGCATCGAGATGCACACCCAGATTGTGGTGACGCCCGGGCTGAACGACGGGGAGATCCTGGAGCGCAGCGTGTTCGACCTGGCCACCCTGTGGCCCCACATCCGCTCCGTGAGCGTGGTGCCGGTGGGCGTGACCCGCTTCCAGCGCTACGGGGTGCGCCCGAACACCCGGGAGGAGGCCCGGCGAGTGCTGCGGGCGGTCCACGCCTGGCAGCGGGCCTTCCGCCGGCAGCTCGGGGTGGGGTTCGTCTACGCCACCGACGAGTGGTATCTCTCCCTCGGACGTCCGGTCCCCTCCAAACGGGCCTACGACGGGCTGCAGCTGCAGGAGAACGGGCTGGGGATGGTCCGGGACTTCCTGGAGGATTACCGGCGGGTGAAGCGGCTGCTGGACCGGCGGCGGCCTCGCGATCTGGCCGGGCGGCGGGCGACGCTGGTCACCGCCACCCTCTTCGCGCCGGTCCTGGAGCGGGTCGTTCGGGATTTCAACCGGCGCGCCGGGACGGCCCTGGAGGTGGTCCCGGTGGTCAACACCCGTCTGGGGGAGACCATCACCGTGGCGGGGCTGTTGATGGCGGAGGACGTGATCGCCCAGCTGAGGCCGCGCCCGTTGGGGGAGCTGGTGGTGCTCCCCCGGATCATGTTCGACCACCCGGATGGGATCTCCCTCGACGATCGCACCCCGTGGGACATCGCGAAGGCCCTGGGCCGGCCGGTGGCCCTGGCCCGCACCATGCGGGAGGTCCTGGGGCTGCTCCACGGGCGCGGCCGGGAGCGCTTCGATCCGGATGCCGAGGGACTCTTCAACGGCGGATGAGGGAATCCCCGAGCGGGCGCCCGCGGGCGTCGGCGGCGGTCGGGACGGAGGCATCCAGCGGCAGGAGAGGAGCGCGATGGATCTGATCAGCGTCGTGTGGGAGGTGCGGCCGGAGCGGGCCGCCTCGTTGCCCCGCTGGCTGGGCTACGCGGTGTATGGGGCGGTGCTGCGGCGGCTGGCGGAACGGGATGCGGCGCGGGCCGGGGAGGTGCATGAGGCGGAGGGGCCGTCGGGCCTCACCTGCTCCACCCTGATGGGGCCTCGGGAGGGGGAGGCGGTGGATCCGGGGCGGGTGTATCGCCTGCGGGTGACGGCCTATCGGCCGGAGCTGGCCCCGCTCATCGATCCGGAGGGGGGCGCCCTGTGGGGGGAGGGGGAGCGGATCGAGCTGGAGGGCGTCCCCTTCCGGGTGGAGCGGGTGATCCGGGAGGGGGATCCGTGGGCGGGGTGGACGACGTATGAGGGGCTGATCGCGCGGTATGGGCGGACGCCGCGGGCGTGGCCCCGGGAGGTGGCCTTGCAGTTCACCTCGCCGACGGCCTTTCGGGACGGGGAGCGGTGGAACCCGCTACCGGTTCCGGAGGCGGTGTTTGGGCATTTGATGGAGAAGTGGAACCGGTTTGCGCCGGCGGTGCTGCCGGAGGCCTTGCGGGAGATGGTGGCGGCGCGGGTGGGGGTGGCGCGGTTCGATCTGTCGAGCCGGGCGGTGCGGGTGAAGGAGGGGGTGCGCATCGGGTGCGTGGGGCAGGTGAGATATCGGGTGCTGGGGGAGGATCGGTATCTGCAGGCGATGGTGCACCTGCTGGCGGAGTTCGCCCGGTATGCGGGGGTGGGGATCCTGACCGGGATGGGGATGGGCCAGGCGCGGGCCCTCCGGGAGGAGGAGCGCCCGGAGCCGGAGGCCGAGGCCTGAACCCCCGCCCCTCGCACGTGCGTCCACCCCGCTCAAAAATCGTCCGCGGACCCCCATGGGGAAGCAGGAACGCCGTGGTGGCATTGAAAGCTATGACCTTGAAACTCAGAGGTGGGGTCACCATGGGGGTTGCCGTCTGAGGAAGCCGGAACGCTGGGGTGGGATTGAAACTATCCCACTGTCACCGTCAGCGACCACTCCGCCTCCTGCAGCGGGGGGAGCAGGCCGAAGGTTCCCCATTCCCGCATCGCCGCCGTCAGGTCGTCCGGCGCCCCGATCCCCGGCTCGAACGCCAGATTGCGATACGGCGGCGTCCCCGCCCCCGACCAGCCCCCCGCGTTGATCCACAGCCCCAAATCGGTCACCGGACCTCGCCAGCGCACCTCCCACCACGTCCCCTCCGGCCGCACCAGGCGCGCCCACGACGCCGCCGGCCGCAGGAACACCTTCACCGCCCAGCCCCCCGCCGGGTCCGGCTCCCGCAGGTCCACCTCGCCCCCCGCCACCGGCAACCGCGGCCACTCAAACGTCGTCGCCGCCGGCGAAAGGCCCACCGCCCCCGCCACCCGCCCCGCCGCCGGCCCCGGCACCAGCAGCCGCGTCCCCCGCTCCAGCGGGAACAAAGGATGCGCCGCCCACAGGAAATACAGGGTGTGCTCGGACCGGTTCTCCACCCGGTAGCGCAAATGCGCCGAGGGACGGCCCGCCTCCATCGTCAGAAGGCGTTCGAAGCGATACGGCAGGAGGCGCCCCTCAACGCGTCCGCGGACGAAGAGCCGCTCCCCTTCGATCCAGGCCTCCACCGCCCAGGGCTGGGACCACAGCTCCCCGTGATCGGGGAGCGGCATCCCCGCCCACGGCTCCGCCGGATAAACCCCCGGCGCCACCGAGGGGAAGCACTCGTCCCACCCTCCCAGGTCGAAGGCCGCCACATACGAGGCCCCGGGTTCCGGCCGGCGCCACGGCAAATACGGGTTGCGCCACAGCCAGGAGACCCCCCGCCGCCGATCCTCCCACGCGGCGATCTTGCCCCCCAGCTCCGGCACCAGGGTCAGCGCCAGGGGCCCGTTCGTCACCCACAGCGCCCGGAACCCCTCTTCCTCCCTTTCCTCCACCCGCAGGACGCTCATGGCCGGCGCAGGCCTCGCGCCTCCAGGACGGGGAGCACAAAAAGGAATCCGGTCTCCGGATCCTCGAAGCGGCCGACCACCCGCTCCGTCTCCCGAATCAGCCGCTCCAGATCGAAATCATCCGGGACCACCGAGAACAGCGTCCGGTGATGGAAGGCCGCCTCCGCGCTCTCGATCAGGGCGCGCAGGGAGGGAACCAGCGGCACGTCGTCCCGGCCCACCCATTGCCGCAGGGAGGCCATCCCGATGGTGTCGATCATCGTCACCCCCGGGACGCCTAAGGCGCTCCAGACCCGCAGCACCTCGTGCACCTTCTCTAAGTTCGGGATCACCGCCACCACGCATTTCGGCATCCGCAACCTCCGGGAGCAGGGTTCGCGTTTCCCCGACCCTTCACCGGCCGAAAGACCAGCGGAGCAGGATCGGGGTGATGAGGGTGGTGGCCAGGACCATCGCCACCACCGCCACGAACTCGAAAGGCTGGAGGAAGCCGGTGGAGAGGCCCAGGGAGGCCAGGATCAGGCCCACCTCCCCCCGCGAGATCATCCCCAGCCCCACCCGCCACGCCGCCAGCGGGCGGAACCCGCCCAGCCACGCCCCCAGGCCGCAGCCGACGACCTTGGAGATCACCGCGACGGCGATCAGGGCCAGGGTGAACCACAACCCCTCCAGCGACATCGTCCGCAGGTCCGCCCGCAGCCCCACCCCCACCAGGAAGAGGGGGACGAAGAACCCATACGCCGCCGGCCGCAGGCGCTCCGAGATGGCATGGCGCGCCGGATGGGCCCCCAGGCCCAGCCCCGCCAGGAAGGCACCGGTGATGGCCGCCAGCCCGCCCAGCTCCTCCGCCGTCCCGGCCAGGGCCAGGATGGCCACGAAGGAGAGGGCGATGAGGCCCTCGCTCACCGGCTGGCGCTCCACCCAGGTGGCGAGGCGGGGCAGCGCGAAGCGGGCGAGCAGGAAGGCCAGGACCAGGAAGAGGGCCATGCGGGCCAGGGCGATCAGCAGCCCGAGGCCCCCGGCCCCCGAGCCGCCCTCCGGGGTCACCACGCTGGTGAAGGCGGCCAGGGCCAGCAACGCCAGCACGTCATCCACCACCGCCGCCCCCAGCAGGGCGATCCCCTCCGGCGAGCGCAGCCGTCCCAGCTCCAGCAGCGTCTGGGCGGAGATGCTCACGCTGGTGGCGCTCAGCACCAGCCCCACATAGATCGAAGAGGGCAGATCCCTGTGGAAGGGATAGGCGACCAGGGTCCCCAGCAGCAACGGCATCAGCACCCCTGCCGTCCCCGTGAGGAGCGCCACCCGGCGCGCATGCAGGAACTCCTCCAATTCGATCTCCAGCCCCGCCATGCCCATCAGGAGGATCACCCCCAGCTCTCCGAGGGCGAACACCATCCCCGGGAACTCCTGATGATGGAAGACCGGCCAGTTGAAGATGTTCAGCAGGCTGGGGCCCAGGAGGAGGCCGGCGATCAGCTCCCCCAGGATGGCCGGCTGGCGCAGCCGCAGGCTGATCCACGCCCCCGCCTTGGCAGCCAGGATCAGAAGAGCCAGCAACAACACAAGGGCCGGGATATGGGTCTCCATGCCACCCTCCATGACCTCTGAGGACTCGAAGCCGGGCGATCGCGCCTCTCCTCGCTCCGAAGGAGCGGGTCGATCCCTCTCGTCCCCTCATCCTTCCGGCGTGAGGGAACGCTCCGGGGGATCCCAGCGGAGGCGTTCGATGGGCCCATCCCGGCCGATCAGCCGGCGCAGCTGCTCCTGAAAGCGGAGCGGATCCCCGGTGGTGAAGAAGCGGGCCGTCGGCTCGGAGGATGGAGACGGCCCGCCCGCCTGCGCGCGCCATACCTCCAGGACCCGGCGGGCCACCGCCGGCGCGGGGTCGATCAGGAGGACCTCCGGGCCGCTCAGGCGCTGGATCAGCGGGGCGAGGAAGGCGTAGTGGGTGCAGGCCAGCACCAGGACGTCGGCGCCTGCCTGGAGGACCGGATCCAGATGAGCGCGGACACTGGCCTCCGCCTCCGGGCCCTCCAGCAGCCCGGCCTCCACCTGCTCCACCCATCCGGTGCAGACCCGGGGGATCACCCGGACGTCCCGGGCGAACCGCTCCACCACCCGAGCCATCAGCGGGCCATTGAGCGTGCCGAAGGTCCCCAGCACCCCGATCACCCCGCTTCGGGTGCGGGCGGCGGCCGGCTTCACCGCCGGCTCGATGCCGACGAAGGGGATCTCGGGGAAGGTTTCCCGCAGCGGCCAGAGGGCGGCCGCCGAGGTGGTGTGGCTGGCCAGGACGATGACCCGCGCGCCCTGTTCCCGGAGGAAGCGCGTGATGGCCTCGGCGAACCGCCGGATCTCCTCCGGCGACCGCGGGCCGTAGGGGACGTGGGCCTGGTCGGCCACATAAAGGGTGGGGACCTGCGGGGCCAGCCGGACGAGCTCCCGCCACACCGAGAGCCCTCCGACCCCCGAATCGAAGATCCCCACCGCCGGCACAGGGTCTTTCACGGTTCCCCTCCTGCGCAAAGGGGCTTTCACCCCCAGCTCTCCGTCTTCGAGATCGGGAAGGGTCACGCCGGAAGCCGCCCCAACCGCATTGGTTTTTCTGTAGGAGGGGCTCTCGCCCCGACTCCTGCCTTCAAGATCCCAAAGGCCACGGATGAAGCCACCTCCCCCAATCCCGAGCCTTCCGTCATCGGTGGCGCAAGGGTCGCGGCTGAAGCCGCTCTTACCAAAACGATATCAATCTTTTGGTAGGAGGGGCTTTAGCCCCAAACCTATCTCCAAGATCCCAAAGGCCACGGATGAAGGCCGCCCTCCACAATCCCGAACCTTCCGTCTTCGATGGCGCAAGGGTCGCGGCTAAAGCCGCTCCTACCCAAACACATCGTTCTTTTTGGTAGGAGGGGCTTTCGCCCCGAACTCCTGCCTTCAAGATCCCAAAGGCCACGGATGAAGGCCGCCCTCCACAATCCCGAACCTTCCGTCTTCGATGGCGCAAGGGTCGCGGCTAAAGCCGCTCCTACCCAAACACATCGTTCTTTTTGGTAGGAGGGGCTTTCGCCCCGAACTCCTGCCTTCAAGATCCCAAAGGCCACGGATGAAGGCCGCCCCCCACAATCCCGAACCTTCCGTCATCGGTGGCGCAAGGGTCACGGCTAAAGCCGCTCCTACCAAAACGACATCAATCTTTTGGTAGGAGGGGCTTCAGCCCCGAACCCCTGCCTTCAAGATCCCAAGGGCCACGGATGAAGCCGCCCCCACAATCCCGAACCTTCCGTCTTTGGCGGCGCAAGGGTCGCGGCTAAAGCCGCTCCTACCAAAACGACATCAATCTTTTGGTAGGAGGGGCTTTAGCCCCGAACCTGCCTTCAAGATCCCCAAGGCCACGGATGAAGCCGCCCCCACAATCCCGAACCTTCCGTCTTCGATAACACAAGGTCATGGCTGAAGATGTTTCGATTGGAGAACATCATCCCTCATCCACCATCGCCATCCCAACATCTGCTCCGCGTAAACCAAATTCGCGCTGCTATAAGGATATTCGCAAGGATCCCCCACCAGCCCTCGCCGAACCGGGTTTTCCTCAATATAGCGTGCAATCTTCTCCACGCTTTCTTCCGCACGAAGCGCGTGATCATAGAAGGCAGATTGCCAGAAAGGACCTGACCGTCCCAGAAGTCTGTTCAGCGCCCTCCCCGTGCAGCCCTTCAATCTCCGCACCACGTCGCTGAGCCTGCTCTGCCCGGTCAGTATGCCCAGGAGATGAACGTGATCCGGCATTACGACGAATGACAGCAAAGCGAATCCGCTCTCCCGCTGCCACTGTAACAGGTGTTCGATGAAATGTTGTGCCACCACGCCGATCAGCAGCGGACGGCGTTGATCAACGGTGAAGGTGACGAAGTAAACTCGGCCCGTTTCGGAAAAGCGTCCTTTTCGAAGGGCGCGATGCCCGGGCGTCTCTTGTCCATAACGTAGACGAGGAACCTCATCAGACGGCATCAATGCGGCCTCGCTTAGGGAAGAATCCGTCTATCCACGGACCGAGTCTCCTGGCAGAAGGAGCTTCAGCCCCGAACCTGCCTTCAAGATCCCCAAGGCCACGGATGAAGCCGCCCCCCACAATCCCGAACCTTCCGTCATCGGTGGCGCAAGGGTCGCGGCTGAAGCCGCTCCTACCAAAACGATATCGTTCTTTTTGCAGGAGGGGCTTCAGCCTCGAACTCCCGTCAAGAAGCGGTCGAACGATTTTATTATAACGCCCCGGGGCTTGGGTCCATGGGGGAGAGAATCTTCGCGACGAAGCGGACCATCGGACGTTTCGGATCGTTGAGGAGCCGATCCGGCAGGCGCGGAGGGTGTGTCCCAATTTTGTCGGGCTGGTCGCTTTGTAGGACAACTGCGAGCAGTTGTCTACGATTTTGGGACACACCCGCGTGGAAGGTTGAGGGCATTCAGGCGATGGGAGTCCGGGGAAGGCCCCTCAATGGGCCTTCCCCCTTGCTTTCTTCCTCCAGCGCGCCGTTCCCCAGAGCCTGGCGGATGGCCCAGACGGCCTCCAGGAAAGCGGCGTGGGACCAGCGGTCGGCGCCCCGGGGCCGCGGGAGGGAGATGGGGATCTCCGCCACGATCGCCCCGGGGCGCGGCCGCATCACCAGCACCCGGTCCGCCAGCCGGGCGGCCTCATGCACGTCGTGGGTGACCATCAACACGGTTTTGCGCTGCCGCTCCCAGAGGGAGAGGAGGAGCTCGTTTAAGCGCTCCCGGGTCAGAGCGTCCAGGGTGGCGAAGGGCTCATCGAGGAGGAGGATCTCCGGGTCGGCGGCCAGGGCGCGGGCCAGGGCCACCCGATGCTGCATCCCGCCGGAGAGCTCCCGGGGGTAAGCGTCCTCGAAGCCCTCCAGCCCCACCTGCCGGAGCCACGCCCGCGCCCGCCGGTCCGCCTCGGGCCCCCTCAGCCCGTTCAGCTCCAGCGGCAGGCGCACGTTCTCCAGGGCCGTCCGCCACGGCAGCAGCGAGTCCTTCTGAAACACGATCCCAATCCGCCGGTCCGGCCCCCGGAGGGGCTGATCCATCAACCGGACTTCCCCCTGCGTCGGGCGCAGCAGGCCCGCCAGGATACGCAGCAGGGTGGTCTTCCCGCACCCCGAGGGCCCCACGAGGCAGACGAACTCCCCGGGCCGCAGCGCGAGGGAGACCTTCCGCAGGGCCCATACCTCCCCCCGGGCGGTCGGATAGCAGTGAGCGATCCCGCGCGCCACCAGGATCGGCCGATCGGTCATCGCCCGCGCTCCACCAGAGGCCAGAGCTCCTCCACGAAGGCGTTGGTGTAAGCGGCGTGGATGTCCCCGGGCTCTTTGAGCTGGCCCATCCGCACCAGGACTCGGGTCATCTCCTCCCAGGCCCGGGGATCGGAGCGGCCGGGCACCTCCGCCTCCCACAGCGGCAGCGTGGCCTGCAGCACCTCCCACTGGGCCGCCTCGTTCTCCCCGCTCAGCCCTTCCACATACTTCTTGCTGATCTCAAAGGCCTCCTTCGGGTTTCGCAGCGTGTCCCGCAGCCCGCGCAGGAACGCCCGCAGGAACCGCCGCACCAGGTCCGGCTGGTCCCGGATCGTCCGCTCGTTGGTCAGGATGCCGTTGCCCACCAGGGCGGCGTAATCCGCCACGTCGATGACGGTCACATCCAGGCCGGCCCGCCGCAGCATGAGAGGCTCGTTGTTGATGTAACCCACCGCCGCATCCACCTTCCCCTCCCGGACCGCCGCCACCTGGGTGAAACCGCCCAGGTCCACCGCCCGCACCTCCTCCTCGGGGATCCCCGTGGCGTAGAGGAGGGCCTTGAAGCCGACATACGAGGCTCCGAAGAACCCGGGCAGCCCGACGGTCTTCCCCCGCAGGTCCTGGGGAGAGCGGATGCCTTTCTCCGCCCGGGCGAAGATGGCGATGGGGTAGCGCTGATACCACTGGGCGATCATCACCACGGGCAACCCCTGGGCCCGGGCCAGGGGCACCTGCTCGCCGCTCACCAGAGCGAAGGGGAGCTGCCCGGCCCCCACCAGCTGCACCCCGTTGGTCTCGAAGCTGTAATCGAAGGAGAGCTGGATCCCCTCCTGGGCGAAGTAGCCCTTCTCCACCGCCACGTAGAAGGGAGCGAACTGGACGTTGGCGATGTAGCCCATGGGCAACCGGATGGGGGTGGGCGTGGCCGGGCCGGGCGGGCCCGCCAGGGCCTGACACGCGGTCAGGGCCAGGATGCCGCTGACGAGGAAGAGAAGTCGTCGGCGCATCGGGATACCTCCGTCGGGATAGGATGACAGGCGATCCGCCCCGCGGGCGGGTTATCGGCGCAGACAGCGATGCTCCAGCCCGGTGAGCAGGCCGTAGAGCAACAGCGCCTGGGAGGCCAGGAGCAGGATCCCTCCGAACACCAGGGGGGTGTCGTAGAGCCCCTGGCCCTGCTTGATCAGGAAGCCGATCCCCCGGTCGGCGCTGATCAGCTCCCCCACGAAGGCGCCGATGACCGAGAGGGTGGCCCCGATCTTCAGCCCGCCGAAGATCACCGGCAGGGCCGCCGGCCACTCCAGCTTCCGGAAGGTCTGCCAGCGGGTGGCCTGCAGGCTCCGGAACAGCTCCCGCCACTCCGGCGGGACCTGGCGGAAGCCGGCGATGGCGGAGATCAGCACCGGGAAGAAGGCGATGAGGGCGCTGACCAGGACCCGGGCCAGCAACCCCGGCCCGAACCAGATGATGAGCAACGGCGCCACGGCGACGATGGGGACAGCCTGGGAGGCTACCAGATACGGCGCCACCAGCCGCTCAAAGGGGCGCCAGTGGGCCAGGGGATAAGCCAGGAGGAGGCCGACGGTCACCCCCAGGCCCAGACCCAGGCCGACCTCGACGGCGGTGGCCACCCAGTGCCGCCAGAGGGTCCCCTCAACGGCCAGCGCCCACAGCCGGGCGGCCACCCGCTCCGGCCCGGGGAGGATGAAAGGCGGATAATCCCCCCAGCGGACGATGAGGCTCCACAGGATCAGGAAAAGGGCGGCGGCGCCCGCCCGGGGCAGCCAGATGGAACCCCGCATGCGGAGACGAACCCCGATCTCTTTCCGGCTCATCCCCAGTCCTCCCCGGATCGAAGATCGCCCTCGGACCGTGGGTCCGATCCCAGGCGATGGAAAACAAAACGCCCCGAAGGCGGTGGACCTTCGGGGCAAGGCGATGGAGGCCCGCCCGGGGATCTCCGGCATCCCCGGGTCGGGTTGTTCCCCACGGCGGAACAAAAACCCCCGAAGGCGGTGGACCTTCGGGGGCAGGGCAACGCCTTCGCCGCGCATGGGCGTAGAACAGAAACCCCGAAGGCGTGGGAGGAATGCCTTCGGGGCAGGCCACGCGCATGCGCAGCGCGCCATGGGAACGCCACCTGCTCCCATCCCGACTATACGGTCGGCCCCGGACTTTCACCGGTGTCCTGCCTCGGCCGGAGGGCCTCGGCTCGCGGGCTGAGGAGGTGAGCGGATGCTCCCTCCATCACCGCCGGTCGGGAATTGGCCGCCCGAGGGCGGCCTCACCCTGCCCCGCAGGTCGTGCCTATTCGGTTGGATCTGTGGACAGTATAGACGGAAGCCCCTATGCCGTCAAACTCTCCCTCCTGCCGATCTGCCCGTCGCCGCTCGAACCTGCCGGCAGCGGGTCAGCGAAGGCCCGGGCCTCTTTCGGATATCTGGCGTGATCTGCATTCGGTTGGGATTTGGTCTTTGGTCGGGCTGGGGGTATGATGGGAGGCGGGAGGTGTTCGATGCGGGAAGTGGAGCGGGAGCTGTTGGAGCTGAGGGTTCGGTTGGAGCGGTTGGAGCGGCGGGTGCGGCAGCTGGCGGGGGAGGAGCCGGAGGTTCCTCCGCCGACGCCTGGTGTGCTGCCTGATCCCCGGCATCTGATCGCCTGGCTGCGGTCCCAGGGGCTGATTCGGGAGCCGACGCCGGAGGAGCGGCAGCTGGCCGCCGAATGGGAGGCGCTGCCGGAAGAAGAGAAGGAGGCGATCCGTCGGGAGCTGGACCACTTGCCTCCGGGGCCGATGGCCAGTGACATCATCATCGAAAACCGTCGCTGAGAATGGCCCTTTATTACCTGGATGC is drawn from Thermoflexus hugenholtzii and contains these coding sequences:
- a CDS encoding transposase, with amino-acid sequence MPSDEVPRLRYGQETPGHRALRKGRFSETGRVYFVTFTVDQRRPLLIGVVAQHFIEHLLQWQRESGFALLSFVVMPDHVHLLGILTGQSRLSDVVRRLKGCTGRALNRLLGRSGPFWQSAFYDHALRAEESVEKIARYIEENPVRRGLVGDPCEYPYSSANLVYAEQMLGWRWWMRDDVLQSKHLQP
- a CDS encoding ABC transporter ATP-binding protein: MTDRPILVARGIAHCYPTARGEVWALRKVSLALRPGEFVCLVGPSGCGKTTLLRILAGLLRPTQGEVRLMDQPLRGPDRRIGIVFQKDSLLPWRTALENVRLPLELNGLRGPEADRRARAWLRQVGLEGFEDAYPRELSGGMQHRVALARALAADPEILLLDEPFATLDALTRERLNELLLSLWERQRKTVLMVTHDVHEAARLADRVLVMRPRPGAIVAEIPISLPRPRGADRWSHAAFLEAVWAIRQALGNGALEEESKGEGPLRGLPRTPIA
- a CDS encoding ABC transporter substrate-binding protein, with the protein product MRRRLLFLVSGILALTACQALAGPPGPATPTPIRLPMGYIANVQFAPFYVAVEKGYFAQEGIQLSFDYSFETNGVQLVGAGQLPFALVSGEQVPLARAQGLPVVMIAQWYQRYPIAIFARAEKGIRSPQDLRGKTVGLPGFFGASYVGFKALLYATGIPEEEVRAVDLGGFTQVAAVREGKVDAAVGYINNEPLMLRRAGLDVTVIDVADYAALVGNGILTNERTIRDQPDLVRRFLRAFLRGLRDTLRNPKEAFEISKKYVEGLSGENEAAQWEVLQATLPLWEAEVPGRSDPRAWEEMTRVLVRMGQLKEPGDIHAAYTNAFVEELWPLVERGR
- a CDS encoding ABC transporter permease — encoded protein: MSRKEIGVRLRMRGSIWLPRAGAAALFLILWSLIVRWGDYPPFILPGPERVAARLWALAVEGTLWRHWVATAVEVGLGLGLGVTVGLLLAYPLAHWRPFERLVAPYLVASQAVPIVAVAPLLIIWFGPGLLARVLVSALIAFFPVLISAIAGFRQVPPEWRELFRSLQATRWQTFRKLEWPAALPVIFGGLKIGATLSVIGAFVGELISADRGIGFLIKQGQGLYDTPLVFGGILLLASQALLLYGLLTGLEHRCLRR